A segment of the Methanobacterium petrolearium genome:
GATGGTAGGCCCATTGAAAAAGTGGATATAAGCAGTTTCATCCATGACCCTCCTGGTGTAGAGGATACTAGCTGTTTTTCAACACAAAATGCTTCAGGTTCCACTTCACAGGCATCTAATATCATCGAAGCCGTGGAGGCAGGGTCTAAACTTCTCTTATTTGATGAAGACACATCAGCAAGCAATTTCATGATAAGGGATGAAAGAATGCAACGACTTGTTCCCAAAGATAAAGAACCAATAACTCCATTCATTGACCGTGTTCAGGAACTTTACGAAGATCAAGGAGTTTCTACCATCTTAGTGATGGGAGGTTCTGGTGATTACTTCCAATTTGCTGATACTGTTATATTGATGGAAAATTACTTGCCTTACAATGTTACTGAAGATGCCAGGAAGGTTGCCAATGAAATGCCACTTAACAGGATAACAGAATCACCAGCTAAGTTCAGTTTCAAACCCCGAATAGTCCGTGGTGAATCTATTAAACCATTTAAAGGCAGGAGATTGAAACTTGACAGCCGTGGAGCTTCAACATTGCTGGTGGGTAAAGATACTGTTGATCTTTCACAGGTGGAACAATTAATTGATTCCAGTCAGACCCGAGCTATCAGCTACATTTTTTACCATTGTTCCAATAATTTCAGGGAATTTCCACAAAAAAGAAATTCTCCCGGAAAAAAAGTGTCTAACCCTTCTCAAATCACCATGAAAGATGTTCTGGACTTGGTGGATAATGTGATTTGCAAGGAAGGTCTTGATGTTCTGGCAGTTCCTGGTAGGAAAAATCCACCTAATCTTGCCAGACCACGAAGATTTGAGATTGCAGCGGCCATTAACAGGCTCAGGACAATCGTTGTTGACGATTGTGAGTAGTGAAGCATATTATGGGTTGTAAAAATTGATGTAAGCCAAATAATGAATTCAAAAATTATTCGAGTAAAGTATGATTAAGTAACCAAATTAACTATTTTTTTACTCTATTTTGAAGAAATTTTACTTTGTATTGGTATTACATCAAAATATTTAAATTAAGTAACAACCTACACAGTATTTAGTGGTTTAGTTGTAATACTCGGGGTGGGATTTTTTTTGAAAATAAAAATAGATATATGAAGGAGGTAGTTTACATTAAGTACGTCTCCTGATGAAACGGATTTTAAAATTTCTAGTTTAATCTGTCACAGAATCCCTGAAAGGACATTCAAAATTAAAGGACATTGTTTTCCAGTTTGTTCAAGATGTACAGGGTTTTACATTGGTTCTTTTTTCTATTACATCATAGCTTATTTTGTTTATGTGGAATATACAATCTTTTTAATTTTTTTGGCCATTTTAATGACTATGCCCTCATTATTAGATGGTTTCACCCAATTAATTGAGTTGAGGGAAAGTAACAATATATTAAGATTATTAACCGGTTTAATAGGGGGTGTTGGACTAGCAATATTAATTAAAGCTCTTAAATGGATGATAATAATGTTTTGAAGATTTTTTAATTATAAGTTCAAGATAGAATAAAAAAAGAGGAGATTAAATGACAAAAATTTGTCCTAAGTGTAACAAAGTAAATGCAGATTCATCACAATTCTGTGAAAACTGTGGTGAAGAATTATCAAACCCCGCCAAAAAACCAATTAAAAGCGGAGGATTCGGTGAGTGGTGGGGTAAACAAGGTTCCGGTGTTAAATCAGGTATAATAATAGCAGGAATTTGTTGTATAGGATTAATAGTAATAATTGGTCTGGTAGGAATGACCTCTCCTGATGCTTCAACAACAGATAACACAAGCACCGATACAAATACTGATACCAATAGCGATACAACAGATACAAATACTGATACAACAGCCACTGAAAACCCTACTGAAGTTACAATTAACCAATTATACGGGTCTAACATTAAAGAAGGAACACTTGTAAAGGTTACTGGAACTGTTCTACAATCAGATGGTTATAGTCTTAGGATGGAAAACACTGATGGTCAGGATATATTGGTTCAGGGATGGGATTTAAGTGCATATGAAGATCAGAGTGTTACTGTAGTTGGAACATTTATAGGTCCGACTTCATATGAAACAACAATTGGTAGTTCAAGAACCGTGCCCACTATAGACGATGCGGAAATAGCATAGATAATAAAATAATCCCATTATTTTATTTTTTTTCTAGACTATGACTAGTTTTCGATGCATATAAATTCTTTTTCTTCATCAAAGTTTCAATGAATTTTTAAGTTTTATAAGAATTAAATTCATATTTTAGATATTATAAATTGTATTGGAATATACTAATCCGATTGATTATGATAAGAATTAACTATCTTTATTGAAAATTTATCTCCTATGAGTTTGAATTAAAAAGTATTATAATCAAAAAAGACGAAAAATTCTAATATTTAAATTATCAAATAAAATAATGTAAAAGAGTTTGAATCTAATTCCAATAAAAAAAAGTCTAATATATAGGAGGTATTCTCATGGTTTACTGTCATAATTGCGGAACAAAAAATGATGATGATGCTGAGTTTTGCTCCAAATGTGGGGAGCCTTTAAAAGAGGTTAGTGACTATGGAGGACGACGCCGACCCCGACGTGATGACAGATATTATCGTGAAAGACATGAGTGTTTCGGACTTCCCCATGGTAATATTATTGGTCCGTTAATTGCAGGGGTCATTCTAATCTTATTAGGTTTGGCTTCATTCACCGGATTCAAAAACATTTGGACCTATATCTGGCCTGCAATAATCATTATTGTAGGGCTGTTAATAATAGTAGGTGCAATCTACGGTACCCAGAGAAGGAACTAAAAACTTCCTTTTTATACTTTTTAAGGTTCACTACCTTTCAAAAAAAATAGTTAGCTAAATCAGTGATATCTTTTTAATAGCTCAATTTATAACAATTTAATATCACCAAAATAGCAAATTAAATCATTCCATGATAAAAGAATAAATCTTATTTTATTAACTAAACAAAAAGTAATATCTGATTATTTTCCTATTTTAACCTTGTTTAACTTCCAATTTAGAAAACTAATCAATCTTTTCGCATCGCTTCTTTTTACATCATTTAATTCGATTTTGCCTTTATCAAGTTTAATTACCAGGGTTACTTTCCTTGGAGCAAATATATGATAACCAGTTTCTACTAAAACACCTATTCTGGATTTTTTT
Coding sequences within it:
- a CDS encoding DUF2085 domain-containing protein, which translates into the protein MSSLICHRIPERTFKIKGHCFPVCSRCTGFYIGSFFYYIIAYFVYVEYTIFLIFLAILMTMPSLLDGFTQLIELRESNNILRLLTGLIGGVGLAILIKALKWMIIMF
- a CDS encoding zinc ribbon domain-containing protein, with the translated sequence MTKICPKCNKVNADSSQFCENCGEELSNPAKKPIKSGGFGEWWGKQGSGVKSGIIIAGICCIGLIVIIGLVGMTSPDASTTDNTSTDTNTDTNSDTTDTNTDTTATENPTEVTINQLYGSNIKEGTLVKVTGTVLQSDGYSLRMENTDGQDILVQGWDLSAYEDQSVTVVGTFIGPTSYETTIGSSRTVPTIDDAEIA
- a CDS encoding zinc-ribbon domain-containing protein, with product MVYCHNCGTKNDDDAEFCSKCGEPLKEVSDYGGRRRPRRDDRYYRERHECFGLPHGNIIGPLIAGVILILLGLASFTGFKNIWTYIWPAIIIIVGLLIIVGAIYGTQRRN
- a CDS encoding P-loop domain-containing protein; translated protein: MVNPPCLGQLNWVFTITSFGDGREMVITREDAVKIRAEDGRPIEKVDISSFIHDPPGVEDTSCFSTQNASGSTSQASNIIEAVEAGSKLLLFDEDTSASNFMIRDERMQRLVPKDKEPITPFIDRVQELYEDQGVSTILVMGGSGDYFQFADTVILMENYLPYNVTEDARKVANEMPLNRITESPAKFSFKPRIVRGESIKPFKGRRLKLDSRGASTLLVGKDTVDLSQVEQLIDSSQTRAISYIFYHCSNNFREFPQKRNSPGKKVSNPSQITMKDVLDLVDNVICKEGLDVLAVPGRKNPPNLARPRRFEIAAAINRLRTIVVDDCE